A window of the Lagopus muta isolate bLagMut1 chromosome 1, bLagMut1 primary, whole genome shotgun sequence genome harbors these coding sequences:
- the LOC125702856 gene encoding olfactory marker protein yields MAAEAGELKLPFIHDDQLTRCMRLRAQSLQQKNARPQDGEKLLHPNEHIYRVDFIRQHNLRFLRWDIQLERSGKVMVTGTSQHWTPDLTHLMNRQLLEPVGIFWKKPGAKEVECNEADAQEFGERLVELAKIRKVMYFLLAFTDGLEPAQLKGSIVFKA; encoded by the coding sequence ATGGCAGCCGAGGCAGGGGAGCTCAAGCTGCCCTTCATCCATGATGACCAGCTCACCCGGTGCATGCGTCTGAGAGCCCAGAGCCTGCAGCAGAAAAACGCCAGGCCCCAGGATGGTGAGAAGCTGCTGCATCCCAACGAGCACATCTACAGGGTGGATTTCATCCGGCAGCACAACCTGCGCTTCCTGCGCTGGGACATCCAACTGGAGAGATCTGGGAAGGTGATGGTGACCGGCACCTCCCAGCACTGGACTCCTGATCTCACCCACCTGATGAACCGGCAGCTGCTGGAACCAGTGGGCATCTTCTGGAAGAAACCAGGGGCCAAGGAGGTGGAGTGCAATGAAGCAGATGCCCAAGAATTTGGGGAGCGGCTCGTGGAGTTAGCCAAGATCCGCAAGGTGATGTATTTCCTCCTTGCTTTCACCGATGGCCTTGAACCTGCTCAGCTGAAGGGTTCCATCGTTTTTAAGGCCTGA